A single window of Pyrus communis chromosome 10, drPyrComm1.1, whole genome shotgun sequence DNA harbors:
- the LOC137747387 gene encoding BES1/BZR1 homolog protein 2-like: MTGGGSSGRLPTWKERENNKRRERRRRAIAAKIYSGLRAQGSYKLPKHCDNNEVLKALCAEAGWVVEEDGTTYRKGCKPSLMEIAGTPTNMSACSSILQSPQSSAFPSPVPSYHASPSSSSFPSPARFEGNPSSYLLPFLRNIASIPTNLPPLRISNSAPVTPPLSSPTSRGSKRKPDWDSLTNGCINSLHHPLFAASAPSSPTRRHHLTPATIPECDESDASTVDSGRWVSFQTGAPSVAPPSPTFNLMKPVAEQNVLKNAVEAHVGMGWGSTAERGRGSEFEFESGTVKAWEGERIHEVGADDLELTLGNGKNH, from the exons ATGACAGGCGGTGGGTCGTCGGGGAGGTTGCCAAcatggaaagagagagagaacaacaagaggagagagaggaggaggagagccATTGCTGCCAAGATATATTCTGGGCTCAGAGCTCAGGGAAGCTACAAGCTTCCCAAGCACTGCGATAACAACGAGGTCTTGAAGGCTCTCTGTGCTGAAGCTGGCTGGGTTGTGGAAGAAGATGGCACCACCTACCGCAAG GGATGCAAGCCATCTCTAATGGAAATTGCAGGCACTCCAACAAATATGAGTGCGTGCTCTTCTATTCTACAAAGTCCACAATCCTCAGCTTTCCCAAGTCCCGTACCATCTTACCATGCCAGTCCATCCTCCTCCTCTTTTCCAAGTCCTGCTCGTTTCGAGGGAAACCCCTCCTCTTACCTTCTTCCGTTCCTGCGCAACATAGCTTCCATTCCCACAAATCTTCCTCCTCTTAGAATATCCAATAGTGCTCCTGTAACTCCACCTCTTTCTTCCCCAACCTCTAGAGGTTCAAAGAGAAAACCTGATTGGGACTCCCTTACTAATGGTTGCATAAACTCCCTGCACCACCCTCTTTTTGCAGCCTCTGCCCCTTCAAGTCCTACGCGTCGCCACCATCTTACACCTGCCACAATACCAGAATGTGATGAGTCTGATGCTTCCACTGTGGACTCTGGTCGTTGGGTCAGTTTTCAGACAGGGGCGCCCTCAGTTGCTCCGCCTTCGCCCACATTTAATCTTATGAAACCTGTGGCTGAGCAGAATGTTCTTAAGAATGCTGTTGAAGCCCATGTGGGGATGGGATGGGGGAGCACTGCAGAGAGGGGACGAGGCTCGGAGTTTGAGTTTGAGAGTGGCACAGTGAAAGCTTGGGAGGGTGAGAGAATACATGAGGTAGGAGCGGATGATCTGGAGCTCACACTTGGAAATGGGAAGAACCATTAA